A section of the Flaviflexus equikiangi genome encodes:
- a CDS encoding acetylxylan esterase — protein sequence MRGRPTAATLADVPFLSNFERAIGLTDQYPYAEITDYLAVKRTMEKQVFETLPYFDVVNFSERAHGTALFSTGLMDTVAPPSTVFAT from the coding sequence ATGAGGGGGAGGCCGACAGCCGCAACCCTTGCTGACGTTCCGTTCCTATCGAACTTCGAGCGTGCCATCGGACTTACCGATCAGTATCCGTACGCGGAGATCACGGACTATCTCGCTGTCAAGCGGACTATGGAGAAGCAGGTCTTTGAGACCCTGCCCTATTTCGATGTCGTGAACTTCTCGGAAAGAGCGCACGGCACGGCCCTGTTCTCGACGGGGCTGATGGATACGGTCGCCCCGCCATCAACCGTCTTTGCGACCTAA
- a CDS encoding ABC transporter ATP-binding protein encodes MAERALVVTELTKSYGEKLALDGLSVSLEDGAACALVGPNGAGKTTLISILLGLIAGDSGRATIFGDEAGSIAARKHIGYLPDVPSFPGWMRADEVLHLSRRLSGGDDVVDPLLEAVGLAGNRRPVRMFSRGMKQRLGLAQALVSSPRLLILDEPTSALDPAGQRLFHDLVRSLRGRATVLYSTHSLGEAEQVCDSAIIVNAGRLVRQSSMDNLIREGQGLFLDVSGPVDRLVDLLGRVPWVSALDRSGATRQTLSLRVADLETAQRELPGLIASSGVVLHSLNPRGLADIFLDLTGGSR; translated from the coding sequence ATGGCTGAGCGCGCGCTGGTCGTCACCGAGCTGACGAAAAGTTATGGGGAGAAGCTCGCACTCGACGGTCTCAGCGTGTCGCTCGAGGATGGTGCTGCGTGTGCTCTTGTCGGCCCGAACGGGGCCGGGAAGACGACTCTCATCAGCATTCTTCTCGGACTCATAGCGGGCGATAGCGGCCGGGCCACGATCTTCGGCGATGAGGCGGGCAGCATTGCCGCTCGGAAGCACATCGGGTACTTGCCAGATGTACCATCCTTTCCGGGGTGGATGAGGGCCGATGAGGTTCTCCACCTGTCCCGTCGTCTCTCCGGCGGCGATGACGTCGTCGATCCCCTCCTCGAGGCTGTCGGGTTGGCGGGAAATCGGCGGCCGGTACGGATGTTCTCGCGGGGGATGAAGCAGCGGCTGGGTCTCGCTCAAGCGCTCGTCTCCTCCCCTCGTCTCCTCATCCTCGATGAACCAACCTCCGCGCTTGATCCTGCGGGTCAACGGCTGTTCCATGACCTTGTCCGTTCACTCCGCGGACGTGCCACGGTGCTGTACTCGACTCATTCCCTGGGGGAGGCGGAACAGGTGTGCGATTCCGCCATCATCGTCAATGCGGGCAGGCTCGTCCGGCAGTCTTCCATGGACAATCTCATCCGGGAAGGACAGGGACTATTCCTCGATGTGTCCGGTCCCGTCGATCGGCTCGTCGATCTCCTGGGCAGAGTTCCCTGGGTCAGCGCCCTCGACCGCTCCGGTGCGACGAGGCAGACGCTGAGCCTGCGCGTGGCGGACCTGGAGACGGCACAGCGGGAACTCCCCGGTCTCATCGCGTCCTCCGGCGTTGTCCTGCATTCTCTCAATCCGCGCGGACTAGCCGATATTTTCCTCGACCTGACAGGCGGCTCCCGATGA
- the rplJ gene encoding 50S ribosomal protein L10: MARPNKSEAIAELVDLFRESSGALLTEYRGLTVEQLKELRRAMGDNAEYKVAKNTLAKIAAKEAGVEGLDEELVGPTAIAFVKGDVAVVAKSLRDFAKTNDKLVIKSGVLEGALLPAADVAKLADLESREVLLAKAAGVLKASMFKAAYVLQAPVSKTVRTVDALREKQENAA, translated from the coding sequence ATGGCAAGGCCGAATAAGAGCGAAGCAATCGCTGAACTTGTGGACCTGTTCCGCGAGTCAAGCGGCGCGCTTCTGACCGAGTACCGCGGTCTGACCGTTGAGCAGCTGAAGGAACTTCGCCGCGCAATGGGAGACAACGCAGAGTACAAGGTTGCGAAGAATACTCTTGCGAAGATTGCCGCGAAGGAAGCCGGCGTTGAGGGCCTCGACGAAGAACTCGTCGGACCGACAGCGATCGCTTTCGTCAAGGGCGATGTTGCCGTTGTGGCAAAGTCGCTCCGCGATTTCGCCAAGACCAACGACAAACTGGTCATCAAGTCCGGTGTTCTCGAAGGGGCATTGCTCCCCGCCGCGGACGTCGCCAAGCTTGCTGATCTTGAGTCGCGCGAAGTACTGCTTGCCAAGGCTGCAGGCGTCCTCAAGGCGTCCATGTTCAAGGCTGCTTACGTTCTCCAGGCGCCGGTCTCCAAGACCGTGCGCACCGTCGATGCCCTGCGCGAGAAGCAGGAAAACGCTGCCTAA
- the rplL gene encoding 50S ribosomal protein L7/L12 — protein sequence MAKLTPEELIEAFKELTLVELSDFVKKFEEEFDVTAAAPVAAVAAGPAAGGEAAAEEEKSDFDVVLAAIGDKKVQVIKEVRALTSLGLKEAKDLVDSAPKAVLEGVDKETADKAKEALEAAGATVELK from the coding sequence ATGGCTAAGCTCACCCCCGAAGAGCTCATCGAAGCTTTCAAGGAGCTCACCCTCGTCGAGCTCTCCGACTTCGTCAAGAAGTTCGAAGAGGAATTTGACGTCACCGCTGCCGCTCCGGTCGCAGCTGTTGCAGCCGGCCCCGCCGCAGGCGGCGAAGCCGCTGCTGAGGAAGAGAAGTCGGACTTCGACGTCGTCCTCGCAGCAATCGGCGACAAGAAGGTCCAGGTCATCAAGGAGGTCCGCGCCCTCACGTCGCTCGGACTGAAGGAAGCCAAGGACCTCGTCGACTCCGCTCCCAAGGCTGTCCTTGAGGGTGTCGACAAGGAGACCGCCGACAAGGCCAAGGAGGCCCTCGAGGCCGCCGGCGCCACCGTCGAGCTCAAGTAA
- a CDS encoding PadR family transcriptional regulator — protein sequence MAKTVSQLRRGVLELAILALLGRGEKYGGEIVDDLAGRDGLEAGPGTVYPLLTRLGTAGYVDTFWEESPSGPPRKYYRLTRAGSAQLAEQQQTWRTLVMSMNELIEGTA from the coding sequence ATGGCGAAGACAGTGTCTCAGCTGCGACGGGGCGTGCTCGAGCTCGCGATCCTCGCGCTCCTCGGGAGAGGCGAGAAATATGGCGGGGAGATCGTCGATGACCTGGCGGGACGAGACGGGCTGGAGGCGGGGCCGGGAACGGTCTACCCCCTTCTCACTCGGCTCGGAACCGCAGGCTATGTCGACACCTTCTGGGAAGAATCACCGAGCGGCCCACCCCGAAAGTATTACCGGCTTACACGCGCCGGCAGCGCACAGCTTGCCGAGCAGCAACAGACGTGGCGGACTCTCGTCATGTCGATGAACGAACTGATTGAGGGAACAGCATGA